The genomic window ATGCCATCCGCGCTAGGGAACTAAATGTGTTTAACTAGGTTAATGCAATTAGCATGCATGCAACATATTGCTCCCACTTTGAGgcagtttgggaaaaaaaaaaaaaaaggagaaggagagatgTACAGTATATTATGAGTTATAATTATACCTTGGCTCACCCGGGCGGTTCCCATCCGCCTGGGCACCGCGCGGGGACAGCTCTGCTCCGGCCGCGGGCCTGGCCGGGCATCTGGGACTCTGCCGGGGGCTGAGCCGCGGGTGCCACGGGAAAATCAGCACCTGCGGCGTCGGGCCGAGCCCCCCGTCCCAgcccggggccgcccccccgCTCCCGCCGGGAGCACTcgcagcccccggcccgcccggccccTGCCGCCCCCACCCCTCGCCCCCGGGCAGGTGCAGCCCAGCCGTCCCTTCCGCAGCCGGGCACGCTGAGCTGGGGCTACCAGAGCGATTCTGCCACCAGTTGCACGATGGCTTTGCCATCCCCCTATCCCCCctcccccgcccgcagcggcagCCCCAGGGCGAGGGGCGCGGGGGCTGTTTCCAAGGCGCGGCCGGTGGGAGAACCGCGGAAGGCTCGGGGCAGCCGGCAGAGCCCCAGGCCCGCCCGGCCCCCAGCCTCGTCCTTCCCTCCCCGGCAACTTTCAGGAGCAGCTTTGTGCGGCTCTGGACAGCGCGCCCAATCCCACGGCGGCGCGGTCGGGGGTACGAGGCGGGGGACACACACCCTCGCAAGGTTTGTGTTTGGGGGCTCGGGTCTTCCAGCTGGAAACCACAAGCGGTGCTGAGACACTGAAAGGAGGGGACCTTCTAGAGATAGACAAAGACATCAGTTGGAAGCACTTCAGGAGAGGACGTCAAAAGGGGTGGAGAGAAGGCGAAAGTGTGTCCCCGCCCGTCCCCGTCCCCCCGGCGCTATAAGCGCAGCCCGAGCCGGCGGTGGGGCAGAGTGGGGCCAGCATCTGGGCTGAGGGTGCCATGAGCCTTGGGGCTCAGCCCGCCTGGACACCGGTCCAGGCGTTCATTGCAAGGCTTCCTCGGGATGTGGCGGGACCCTCGGAAGCCGCTTCCCACAAATATACTGCTCCACAACGTACAATTCGGGTTTATTATTAACAAACACAAGGAGAGTCCACGTGCggcaataaattattttcacaggTTCTGACGTATTGCccccattaaaataaaaaaaaaaaaaaggtgctggTGGAATAAACCTATTgcatatctttaaaaaaatcaagataaattatataaattatatattcaAAACAAACGATTCTACCTCATTATCACTACTCCataataaatagataaataaatttgATTGCCCTTAGAGTCTGAATCTTAAATTACATTTACAATATAGGTCTCTACATACAGCATGTACagagcgggcgggggcggggacCACCCGCGCGGCGCCTCACGCCACGTAGTCGAAGGGGGGCTCGTTCTCTATGTCGTTGACGGAGGGTTTGTTGTTCACCTTCCGCGGGTCCTCGGGGGTCCACACTTTGGCTGTCCGGATGATGTTTTGCTCCTTGAGCTGCTTTTCATCAGTCCACGACAGCGAGTGACCGGCCAGAGGGGGGAGTCCGTAGTCGGGGTCGCTCGGAGAGGGAGATcctggagggcaggagggaaaagggaggcAGGGGGTTATTGCCGGGGCCGGCATTCCTGCGGAGCGCGGTGCCGGGCCGCGCCGGGCCGTGCCGGCCCGCCACTTACTTGTGCCGCGGTGGCAGATGATGATTTTCTTGGGCTGGCTGGGGCTCTCGCTGCTGGCGCTGCGCAGCGGCAGGTCGGACTGCACCAGCTCGCTGAGGAAGTTGATGTAGCCGATGGCCAGGCGCAGCGTGTCCACCTTGGAGAGGCGCTTCTCGTAGGGCAGCGTGGGGATGTGCGAGCGCAGCCCCTCGAAGGCGTCGTTGATGGACTGCatccgccgccgctcccgcacGTTGGCGGCCTGacggagctgctgcagctccgcCTCGGAGCgcacccgccgccgccgcttgGCCGAGCCCAGCGCCTGGAGCCGCCCCccgggggacagcagggccgcgcccgccgccccgcAGCATTCGTAGGCGAAGCCGGGCGAGGCGGGAGACGGCGGGAAGGCGGCGGCCGGCGCCGGACAGCGGTAGCCGCCCTCGGGGTCGCCGCCGTCGCGGTAGTACTCCTGCAGCTGCCGGCTGAGGAAATCCACGTCCGGCTCCAGCAGCCCGTCCGCGGCCAGCACGTCCCGCGGAGGCGGTTCGGAGAAAAAATCCTCCTCGTCGAAGTAGGGGGGCGAGGAGAAGGAGTCCAGCCCCCCGGGGAAGTGCTCCAGCAGCACGGTctccatgctgctgctcccgGGCCCGGCGCGGACGGGACGGGGCAGGGGGGCAGCCCCGCCGGGACGCGCCCGCAGCCGCTGTCTCCGGCCCGCTGCCCGAGCCGCCCcggcggtggcggtggcggggccgcccccgccctgccctgccctgcccgccgcGGTGTGGCGGGGCCGGGCCTCGCCGCCGCTCTCCGGGAGGGGCCGGAGCCGCTGGCGCCGCGGGCCGGCACGCGAGGGGTCTTATAACGACATCCCCGGGCGCGTgccgccgggccccgccgccagccaatcagagcgcgCCGGGGAGGGCGGGGGACCCCGCGCGCGGCCGGGGGGCGGCGCCCAGCACCGGGCGGGAGGGGGCGGGCGGAACCCGACGGAGCCCCCgcccggcacagccccgcaCAGTCCCGCACAGTCCCGCACTGCCCGGCACCGCCCGGCACAGCTCCGCACAGCTCCGCACTGCCCGGCACCGCCCCGCACCTCCCGGCAcagcccggcacagccccgcaCTGCCCGGCACTGCCCCGCACCTCCCGGCACAGCCCCGCACCTCCCGGCActgcccggcacagccccgcaCTGCCCCTCACCTCCCGGCACAGCCCCGCACCGCCCGGAACCgcccggcacagccccgcaCCGCCCGGCACAGCTCCGCACCGCCCCGCACCGCCCGGCACCGCCCGCACCGCCGTGGCCGCAGCTCCCAACGGCGGCCCCGCACGTCGAGCGAGGGGCCCCGGAGAGCCTCGGCACCTCTCCTCAAGAGCCGCTACCGAAACGCGCCTCTGGGCTTTGGCACGGCCTCCCTCTCGGCACCGTGAAGCGTCACCCCTGCACGTCTTACCCCCAGCGCTTCTCCCGCTTCCCCGGGAGTGCCGGTCCCCGCCGCCAGCAGAGCCGCTGTCACAGCGGGCATAGGGGAATCGATGGCGCGGGTTTTTCGTGGCGTTCGAACTGAAGGCAATTCTATCGCAACATCAAAATTCATCACGTCAGCTCTCGGGCCTGGCCGTGCATCGATTTTGACCTCATCGGGCCCCGTTGCGTTCTCCCTTTTCCCACTCCCATTGCTCCTCTCTGGACGAGCTCGCTCGGCAGAGGCTCTGTTAATAATTCCCTAACAGACTCTCACTGATTAAAGCCTTAAAAATTCTCACTAGGGTGAAATGGATTACCCGCCAGATTAGGAGAGGATTATCTCTGTCATTAGCGCTGCAATAGTTTGTCCGGCAGAGTCTGTCGAGGTTTATCGAAAGTGACT from Agelaius phoeniceus isolate bAgePho1 chromosome 1, bAgePho1.hap1, whole genome shotgun sequence includes these protein-coding regions:
- the PTF1A gene encoding pancreas transcription factor 1 subunit alpha, whose protein sequence is METVLLEHFPGGLDSFSSPPYFDEEDFFSEPPPRDVLAADGLLEPDVDFLSRQLQEYYRDGGDPEGGYRCPAPAAAFPPSPASPGFAYECCGAAGAALLSPGGRLQALGSAKRRRRVRSEAELQQLRQAANVRERRRMQSINDAFEGLRSHIPTLPYEKRLSKVDTLRLAIGYINFLSELVQSDLPLRSASSESPSQPKKIIICHRGTRSPSPSDPDYGLPPLAGHSLSWTDEKQLKEQNIIRTAKVWTPEDPRKVNNKPSVNDIENEPPFDYVA